A part of Acropora palmata chromosome 6, jaAcrPala1.3, whole genome shotgun sequence genomic DNA contains:
- the LOC141883305 gene encoding prefoldin subunit 3-like, giving the protein MASEQKSSERVSEEKAENKKHRGIPEALFLEDVDEFMKKGGHDAAESVLKELDENHQKYKFMELNLLSRKKRLQIQVPDLNSSLEMVKLLSSRKDSSKPLQSRFLLSDQLYCTADVPPTEKVMLWLGANVMLEYSIAEAEALLSKNLKAAQKNLAEIEEDLGFLRDQYTTTEVNMARVYNWEVKKRQALKAQTEK; this is encoded by the exons atggcgtcgGAACAGAAGTCATCCGAGCGAGTTTCCGAAGAGAAAGCGGAGAATAAAAAGCACCGGGGTATACCCGAAGCGCTTTTTCTG GAGGATGTTGACGAATTCATGAAAAAGGGCGGCCATGATGCTGCTGAGTCAGTACTCAAAGAATTGGATGAAAACCACCAGAAGTATAAATTTATGGAATTGAATTtgctttcaagaaaaaaaag GTTACAAATTCAAGTCCCCGATTTGAATTCAAGTTTAGAAATGGTCAAGTTATTGTCATCAAGGAAG gACAGTTCTAAGCCACTGCAGAGCAGGTTTTTACTCTCTGATCAGCTTTACTGCACTGCTGATGTGCCACCAACAGAAAAAGTCATGCTTTGGCTTGGG gCAAATGTTATGTTAGAATACAGCATCGCAGAAGCAGAAGCCTTATTATCAAAAAATCTAAAAGCTGCTCAAAAAAACTTGGCAGAAATTGAAGAGGATCTGGGATTCCTTAGAGACCAATACACAACAACTGAAGTCA ACATGGCAAGAGTTTACAACTGGGAAGTAAAGAAAAGACAAGCACTGAAAgctcaaactgaaaaataa